The DNA window GAAGATCGCCAAGATCACCTTCCGTGAGATTCCCGATCAGTCGACCGCATTCCTCGAATTGAAGACAGGCGGCGTCGACGTGCTGCTTGGCGTGCCCACCGATTTCCTGTCTATCATCAAGAGCGAAAAGGCCGCCACCATCATCACCATGCCTGGAACCGGCATCAATTACATGCCGATCAATACGTCCGTGGCACCATTCACCGACATCAAGGTCCGCCAGGCCACAGCCTTGGCGATCAACCAGAAGGCCATCCTCGACAGCGTCTATGCCGGCGTCGGCCAGGAAGCACACAACTTCCTGATCAGCTCGCTTCCTGAATCCCAGGTCAAGCCCGGCCTCGACGTCAGTTTCGACCTGGCCAAGGCCAATGCGCTGCTCGACGAAGCCGGATGGAAAAGGGCCGACGACGGCGTGCGCGCCAAGGACGGCCAACCGCTGAAGGTCAAGCTCTTCACGCAAAACGATACGGAGTTCAAGCGGCTTACCCAGGTCGTGCAGGCGCAGCTCAAGGATATCGGCATGGATGCCGAGATCACCGTGCTCGATTCCAGCACGATCCGCGACGAGTACAAGAAGAACAACCATCAGCTCGCCGTGCGCGGCTACGACTGGAACAACGCCGACATCCTCGACTGGTTCTTCAGCGGCGCGCGGCTCGGCTACCCGAACATCTCGATGTGGAAAGACGCCAAATCCGACGAACTGAACAAGACCGCCATGACCAACTCGAAGACTTCGGCCGAGCGGATCGCGAATTTCAGGACCTATCACGAATATCTTCTGTCCCAGTTCCTGTTCGTGCCGATCTACCAGCCGGCAACCAATATCGCCTTCAACCCCAAGACGGTGAGCGTTCCAGAAAAGGTGCGCGGCCCGCGTTTCCGGTCGCAGACCATCATGGACATGCAGGTCCTGCAGTAACCAGCGCTACCGGCGCTTGACCAACAGTGAAGCACCGGAGGAGCCGGGATGATCATCAAATACACGCTGCAACGTCTGCTGATGCTCATTCCGGTGTCCCTGTCGATTTCGGTCGTAATCTTCCTGGTCGTTCATCTCCTGCCCGGTGATCCGATCGACAACCTCATGCGCGTCGGCTCGTCTCCGGAGGACCGGCTCGCAATGACCGTGAAATACGGGCTCGACCGGACGCTGGTCGAGCAATACCTGCTGTGGATCAGGAGCATCCTGAGCGGAGATTTCGGCGAGGCAATCGTACTGCGCCGCCCGGTTTCGGCCCTGATCCGGCAGAACCTGCCCTACAGCCTGACACTTGGCGCCCTGGCCTTCGCCTTCTCTTCGATCGTCGGCATGATCGCCGGCACCGTCTCCGCGGTTGCCAAGAACCCGATCGTGGAACAGGTGGTCAAGGCTTTCATCCTGCTCGGTTCGACGGTGCCCAGCTTCTGGCTGGCGCTGCTGATGATCCTGCTGTTTTCGGTGACGCTCGGCTGGTTTCCGGTCTCCGGCGCCAAGACCTGGACGGCTCTTGTCCTTCCGGTCCTCACGATCGGTTTCGGCGGCGTCGCGCTGGTGGCCCGTGTCACCCGCGTGGCGCTGGTCGAGATCGCACGCCAGGATTTTGTCACGCTTTTGCACGCGAAGGGGCTGTCCCGCTCGACCATCCTGTTTCGCCATCTGCTGCCGCACGCCTTTCTGCCGGTCGTCACGATCCTGGCCCTGCGCATTGGCTGGATCCTCGGCGGCGCGGTCACCGTCGAATTCGTTTTCGGCCGGCCCGGCCTCGGCAGCCTGCTTATCCGTGCGCTCGGTCAGCGCGATTATCCCGTCGTGCAGGGATGCCTGCTCATGCTGGCACTTGCCGTGATGCTCGGAACGCTGATCGGCGACGTCGCCCAGGCCGCACTGGACCCCCGTGTCAGGGAAGCCACCACATGAACGCATTGGCTCAATCCGGCGTCGGTCGCGCCTTCACCACGCCGCTCGGCCTGTTTTCGGGCGGCTATATCCTGATCCTCCTGGTGGTCGCGCTGACCGCGCCATGGATCACGCCCTTCGATGTCACCATCCAGGATCTGGCCAACAGCAACGCCGCGCCGGGTTGGCCGCATCTGATGGGCACCGATGAATTCGGCCGCGATGTCCTCTCGCGCGTCATGTACGGCGCACGCACCTCGCTGTCGGTCAGCGCAACAGCCATCGGTTTCTCGATGATCGTGGGGATGGCGCTCGGCGCCGCCGCCGGCTATTTCGGTGGCCTCTTCGAACGCGCCGTGATGACGGTCGTCGATCTGACATGGTCGTTTCCCGACATCCTGATCGCGCTCATGCTGGTGGCGATCATCGGCCCCGGCCTGTCCAGCACGATGTTCGCCATAGCCGTCGCCTACCTGGCGCAATTCACCCGGCTGACCCGGGCGCAAATCGTCCAGCTGAAGCGCGAGACGTTCATTGAGGCAACCATCAACCTGGGTGCCACGCCCGCCCACATCCTGTCGCGCCACCTGCTGCCTAACGCCGTTGCGCCAGTCATCGTGGTCGGCATGCTCGCCATCGGCGACGGCATCATCCTGGAGGCGACGCTCGGCTTCTTCGGCCTTGGCGCGCAGCCACCCACGCCAAGCTGGGGTGCCATGATGAGCAGCGGCACCGCGCAGCTTTTCCTGGCACCTTGGGTCATCATCTTTCCCGGCCTCGTCGTTGCCGCAACCGTGATTGCCATCAACCTGTTCGGTGATGCGTTGATCCGGGCACTCGACATCCGCGAACGGCTGCGCGGAACATGAGCACGATCCTGAAAGTAGAAGCTCTGCGCGTTGCGATCGGCGCACTCACGCCATTGTCCAGCGTATCTTTTTCGCTCAAAAAAGGTGAGACGCTGGGACTGGTTGGCGAATCCGGATCGGGAAAATCGTTGACCGCCATGGCCATCATGGGGCTGCTGCCGCTGATCGGCGGGCGCATCACCGGCGGCTCGGTGGTCTTTGACGGCGGCGATTTGACCACTTTGCCTGAACCGGCCTACCGGAAACTGCGTGGTGGCCGCATTGGCCTGATCACGCAGAATCCGATGACGTCGCTCGACCCTCTGAAAAAGGTCGGACCGCAGATCGATGTCGTGGCACGGCTGCATCTTGGCCTGGACAAATCCGCCGCACGCAACCGCACCGTCGAACTGCTTGGCGAACTGCGGATTCCGGAACCGGCTTCCATCTATCACCTTTACCCCCACCAATTGTCCGGCGGCATGAAGCAGCGCATCGTCATCGCCATGGCGCTTGCCGCCGACCCTGACCTGCTGATCGCCGATGAACCGACCACAGCGCTGGACGTCACCGTCCAGGCGCAGATCATCCGATTGTTGAGCGACCTGATCCGCGACCGGGGTCTAAGCATGGTGCTGATTACCCACGATATGAGCGTTGTTGCCCAAGCCTGCGACAAGGTCGTTGTGATGTATGCCGGGACCGCGGTCGAATACGGAACGGTCGCGGCGATTTTCGATGATCCGCGCCATCCCTATACAAAGGCACTGATCGGCTGCATCCCGCGCGGATTGGCGGGTGCACAGCGCTTGAAGGGTATCGAGGGTACCGTCCCAAGCGTCGCCCACTATCCGCAGGGTTGCCGCTTTCATCCGCGTTGCCCGCGTGCCGAGGCAATCTGCGCTGCCGTGTCGCCACCTTTCATAGCCAGCCGTGATGGCGCTGCCGCATGCCATTTTGCAGGAGCGGTCGGATGAGTGCGTTCCTGGAAGTCAGCAGCCTGTCCAAACGATACAGCAGCAAGCGCGGCCTGTTCGGCGCGGCCCGCTCGATGTACGCGGTCAACGACGTGTCGTTCCGGATGACGAAGGGCCGGGTTGTCGGCGTCGTCGGTGAATCTGGCTGTGGAAAATCCACGCTCGCACGCCTCATCCTGCGCCTGATCGAGCCATCGAGCGGTGCGGTCCGTTTCGATGGGCTGGATTTGCTGAAGCAGCGCCCGCGCGAGATGCGCCGTCTGCGCGCCCGCATGCAGATGGTGTTCCAGGACCCCTATTCGGCGATCGACCCTCGCTACACCGTTGCCGACGCGGTGATGGAGCCGTTCCAGATCCAGGGGGTACGCCTTTCGTCAGCCGCGAGATCCGACATGATCAGCGGCTTGCTGACCATGGTCGGGCTCAACCCTCAGACAGCATCGAGCTACCCGCATCAGCTGTCGGGCGGCCAGAAGCAGCGCATCGGCATCGCCCGTGCGCTTGCGCTGAAGCCCGCGCTTCTGGTGCTGGACGAACCGACGGCCTCGCTGGACGTCTCGATCCAGGCCCAGATCGTTGGCCTGCTCGAACGGCTGCAGGAAGAGATGAGCCTGACCTACCTGTTCATTTCCCATGACCTCGCGCTGGTAAAGTATTTCTGCGACGAAGTGCTGGTGATGTATCTCGGCCGCGTCGTCGAGGCATTGCCCGATACCGACGCGCCGGCGCGCCATCCCTATACCAGAACGCTGCTCGACAGCACGTTCCAGCCCGATCCGAAGCTGCGCCGCCGGATCGAGCCCCTGGTCGGAGAGGTGCCGAGCCCCTTCGATCTTGGGCCGGGCTGCACCTTCGCGGCGCGCTGCCCAAGGGCGAGCGAACGTTGCCGGGTGGAGACGCCGCTCCTGGCCGCTTCCGGAGGAGGCCACGCCGTAGCCTGCCACCATCCGGACTGATCCACGCGCCGAATTGCCGCCCCTTTGCGGTTGCCGCGCCCGAACCCATGCATCCCTGGAGCAACTTATGACCTTCAAAGTCCTGACCGCGGAAATCTACCACGAGACCAACACGTTCAGCCGTCATCCGACCGACGAGCAGGCGTTTCGCGACCGCTATTTTCTGGCGGGAGCGGAAGCCATCGCCCAGCGGCGCGACGCCAACACCGAGCTTGCCGGTTTCCTCGATGTGGGACGTGCTCATGGCTGGCAGGTCGAGCATGTGCTGAGTTCCGCCGCGGGTCCAAGCGGCAGGGTCACACGCGCTGCGTTCGACTGGTTATGCGAACCATTGATCGCTTCCGCTAAAGTTGGAGATTTCGACGGGATCCTGCTTGGACTGCACGGCGCCATGGTCCCCGACGTTTGCGAGGACGGCGAAGGCGAACTGCTTCAACGCCTGCGTGCCGTGGTCGGCCAGGCCGTGCCGATTGCCATTACGCTTGACCCGCACGCCAATGTCAGCCGGCGGATGTGCGAGCTCGCCGATATCATCGTCGCCTTCAAGACCTATCCTCACGTCGACATGCGTGAGATCGGCCGGCAGGCCGGCGAAATCCTGCAGCGCACGATGGCCGGCGAGATCAAGCCGCGCACGATCAGCGCCAGGCGACCCATGCTCGAGGAGGTCAATGGCGGGCGCACCGACATCGGTCCGATGCTCGAACGGCTCGCATCCGCGCGGACCTACGAAGCACAAGCCGACGTGTTTGCCGTCAGCATCAATGGCGGCTTCGCCAGCGCCGATATCGCCGAGATCGGGCCGACCGTTCTGGTCACCGGCCAAGGCGATTTCGATGCGCACCAGGCGTTCGCCGAAACGATCGCCGACGATATCTGGGAGAGACGCCACGAGGTGCTGAACGCGTATATCAGCGTCGAAACGGCGGCAGCCGTCGCTGTGGCACACAAGTCAGACGATGGCCCACTTGTCATCGCCGATTATGCCGACAATCCCGGCGGTGGCGGCTATGGCGACGCGACCAGTCTGCTGAAGGCCCTGCTCGAAGCAGGCGTGACCGACGCCTGCTTCGGTCCGATGGTCGATGGCGAGGCTGCGGCGGCCTTGCATGGGTCGGCCGTTGGCGAACGCGTCGAGATCGCGCTCGGCGGCAAGACCGACGCCCGCTTCGGCGGCGGTCCGCTTAAGCTCAATGCCGAAATCGTGGCGCTGAGCGATGGCCACTTCGTCGGCGACGGGCCGATGATCGGCGGACTCCCCGGTAATTTCGGGAGGAGCGCGGTGCTGCGCGTCGACGGCATCGAAATCCTGGTCGTGACCATCGCCCAGCAGATGCTCGATCTCCAACAGTTCAGGGCATTCGGCATCGACCCGGCGGCAAAGCGGGTGGTCGCATTGAAATCCATGCAGCACTTCCGTGCCGCATTCGCGCCGATTGCCGGCAAGATCATCGTCTGCGACAGTGGCGCGCTTTGCACGCCTCACTACGAACGGATGCCGTACCGGAATGTACCGCGGCCGATCTTTCCACTCGATCGGGAATGACGGCACCAACAGGAGGCTGAGCTTACCTGATCAAGGAAGCGCTTTCCCGCGCGCAAACGCCAGCCAACTTGGAGCCATGCATTCTTTTCGCACACTCATTCAGGATAAGTTGTCGGTTTCCAGATGTGGGTGGAAATGATGTCCCGCAGTTCCGTGCGCACCGCACGGAAGAGTGGGCGAAAGTTCGAGGACATGGGTCGCTGCGACGAGGTCGCGAGGATCAGCTGTCGGGTAATCGGCGGGTCGAATGGCCAGACCTCGATGCGGCCAGCCTCAACAAGGAGATGGACGGAAGCATAGGGCAGAACCGTATAGCCAGTGCCCTCCTCGACCAGAAGCAAGGTTGAAGGCATTGCCTCCAGCTCCATCTCGACACGGGGATAGATGCCATGCTCCGCCAGGGTGTTGTCGATAAGCCGCCGCAGCCCGTGCGGGCGGCTGGGCAGGATCATCGGCAGCTCGGCGAAGATGTTGAGGCCGACCGGCCCGCGCGGCAGCACGCGCTCGGACAAGACCGGTCCGATCAGAAACAGCTCGTCATCGGCCAGCGGTTCGGTCAGCACGGACGGATGGTTCGGCGAATTGTAGAGCACGGCGGCATCGATGCGGCCGGCAATCAGCCATTCCAGGATATGGCCGCTGAAGCCTTCGATCACCTGCAACGCGACATTGGGAAACTCGTTCTTGATCTTCTTGACCAGCGGCACCGTCAGAACGGTGCCGACCGAAGGCGGCACGGCCAGAACCAACCTCCCCTTCGGCGAGGATTTGAGGTTCGAGACCGCATTCTGCGCCAGCCGCATCCGCTCGACGATCTCGTCGGCATGGGCCTTCAGAAGCACGCCCGCCTCGGTCAGCACGACACCGCGGCCGTTGCGATAGAACAGCTCGACGCCAAGCTCCTCCTCCAGCCCGCGAATATGGCGCGTGACCATCGGCTGGGTGACGTTGAGGTCCAGCGCGGCCTTCGAGAAGCTGCCGGCCGCACCGACGGCGATGAATACCTGTAGCTGCTTCGTGTCCAACTCTCACCCCAACCGTCCGCTGCTGCAGAGCTTCCAGCCTGACCCAGTGGTGTCCGTGTCACATGCCGAACGGGTACTTCTGGCCTCGGACATTCAGGAACACGGCATAGACCGACGTTGTCGCCGTGATGAACAGCCGATTGTTGCGCGGCCCACCAAAGGCCAGGTTCGCAACCATTTCCGGCACCTGAATTTTCCCGATGAGCTCACCTTCGGGCGTATGGCACTGTACGCCATCCCATGCGCTGATCCAGAGATTGCCCGTAACATCAACGCGAAAACCATCCGGAATGCCAGGCGATATGTCGGCGAAGATGCGGGAATTTACCAACCTGTCGCCATCAACGTCAAACTGCCTGACGTGATGCGGGGCGCTGCGGTCGGTGAGGAAGCCGGAGTCCGAAATATAAAGGCGCTTCTCGTCGGGCGAGAAGGCGAGCCCGTTCGGCATGGAGAAATCATCGGCAACGACGGTGATTGCTCCCGAGCCGGGATCGATCCTGTAGACGCGGCAGCCCGGTTGCTCCTGCAGGCCCTTGCGCCCGACATAGTCCGAAATGATCCCGTAATTTGGGTCGGTGAACCAGATGCTGCCGTCGGACTTCACGACCACATCGTTCGGCGAGTTCAACGGCTTGCCATCGAAAGAGGAGGCCAGCACGGTGATCGCGCCGTCCCATTCGGTGCGCACGACGCGACGCTCCCCCTGCATGCAGGTGACCAGCCTTCCATTGCGGTCGCGTGTATTGCCGTTGGGGTTGGAGACATGGCCGCGGAAAAGCGAAACCGCCCCTGTCTCCTCGTCCCAGCGCAGCATCCGGTCGTTGGGAATATCGCTCCAGATCAGCGAGCGGAGGTCGGCGAAATAGACCGGCCCCTCCGCCCAGCGATTTCCCGTATGGATGGTTTCGAGGAATGCGACCGGATCGATCAGATCCCCGAACCGCGCGTCGATCGTCTCGTAGCAGGACATCGACCGTCTCACCTATGGCAGCCGGATCGCGACGGTCTTGGTCTCGGTGTAGAGCTGGAGCGCCTGCTCGCCAAGTTCGCGCCCCCAGCCCGATTGCTTGAAACCGCCGAACGGCATGGTGACGTCATTGAAGTTGTGGCAGTTCACCCAGACCGTGCCGGATTTGATCTTCGCGGCCAGCCGATGCGCGGCGCCCAGATTGTTGGTCCAGATCGATGCGGCGAGGCCATATTCCGTGTCGTTGGCATCCTTGGCGAGTTTGTCCAGGTCCTCGTCGTCGAAGGGCATCGCGCAAGCCACCGGCCCGAATATCTCTTCGCGGATCACCGACATGTCCGGCCGCGTCCTGGAAATGACCGTCGGCTTGACGAAATAGCCAACGTCGCCGGCGCGCGCGCCACCGGTGACGATTTCAGCACCGTCGTTCCTGCCTTCCGAGATCAGCCTGGTGATGCGTTCCATCTGCTGCTGAGAGACGACAGGTCCGAGCTCGGTCGCAGGATCAAGCCCGGCGCCTAGCTTCAGCGCCTCGGCGCGCCCGGCAATGCCGGACATGACCTTGTCGTAGATTGTCTTGTGAACGAAGAAACGCGTTCCCGCGCCGCAGCTCTGGCCGGCATTGAAGAATGCCGCGCTCGAGGCGCCGGCCACCGCCATGTCGATATCGGCATCGCCCAGCACGATGGTTGGCGCCTTGCCGCCAAGCTCGAGGCTGACCTTCTTGAGATTGCCGGTCGCGGCGCGCGCGATCAACCGGCCGACTTCGGTCGAACCGGTGAACGCCACCTTGTCGATATCGGGATGGGCCGCCATCGCCGCGCCAACCGTTTCGCCAAAGCCGGTCAGGATGTTGACCACACCTTCCGGAAAGCCGGCGTCCTGGACCAGCTTGCCGAAGTAGAGTGCTCCGAGGGGCGTCTGCTCGGCCGGCTTGAGCACGATGGTGCAGCCGGCCGCCAGTGCCGGCGCCACCTTCCAGGCGAGCATGCTGAGCGGGAAATTCCAAGGGATGATCTGGCCGACGACGCCGACCGGCTCGCGGCGGGTGTAGGCGTGCCAGTCACCCGGCGCGTTGACGGTCATCGTCTCGCCATTGATCTTGGTGGCCCACCCCGCATAGTAGCGGAACGTCTCGGCCGTGAACGGCACCTCGCCGTTGCGGGAATCGCCGATCGGCTTGCCGCTCTCATAGGAATTGAGCGTTGCCAGCATATCGACATTGGCGTCGATCAGATCGGCGAGTTTCCAGATCAGCCTGGCGCGCTCGGCTGGCACCATTTTCGACCAAGGACCATCGATCGCCGTTCGCGCGGCCCTGACCGCCAGATCGACATCGGCGCCATCGCCGGCTGGCACCCGCGCGATGACCCGGCCGTTCGAGGGATCGATGACGTCGAGCGACTGTCCGGAGGCCGCCGGCAGCCATGCGCCGCCGATCAGCATCGCATGCTTGCCGCCGACGAACGCCGCCACCTTGGGATCGAGTGGCGGCACGGCATCGAAACGTATGTTCATGATTTCCTCCGAACGGTCTCTTCGATCAGCGCTGGACGAACGGCGCGGGAATGGAATTCCCGGCATCGATCCAGATGCTCTTTTCCTGAAGATATTCGTAGATGGCGGTCTGGCCGTTCTCCCGGCCGATGCCCGACTGCTTGTAGCCGCCGAAAGGCGAGAGATAGCTGGTGGCGCGGTACATGTTGACCCACACGCTGCCGGCCTCGAGCCGCTCGGGCAGGCGGATTGCGCGGCCGAGGTCCTGCGTCCACATCCCGGCCGCGAGCCCGTAGATGGTGTCGTTGGCGATGGCCACCGCCTCGTCCTCATCCTCGAAGGGAATGACCGACAGCACCGGTCCGAAGACCTCTTCCTGGGCGATGCGCATGGACTGCTTCACGTTACCGAAGATCGTCGGTTCCACGAACCAGCCGTCGGCAATCGATTTGTCCTCGGGTATCTTGCCGCCGAGCAGTTGCGCGGCGCCCTCACCGTTGGCGATACTGATGTAGTCGAGCACTTTCGCGCGCTGCGGCAAAGTGGTGATCGGACCAACCTGGGTCTCGGGATCGAGCGGATCGCCAATCCTCGCGGTCTTTGCGAAGGCGACCAGCTTCTCCGTCACCTGGTCGTAGACGGAGCGCTGCACAAGCGCGCGCGAGCCAGCGATGCAGGTCTGCCCGGTCGCGGCGAAGATACCGGAAACGAGGCCGGGGATGGCGGCATCCATCTTGGCGTCGGCGAAAACGATGTTGGCGGATTTACCGCCGAGTTCGAGCGTGACCTTCTTGAGCCCGCCGGCGGCAGCCTGATAGACGCGACGGCCGGTTGCATCACCACCGGTGAACGCCACTTTCGCGACATCGGGATGCGTGACGAGGCGGTCGCCGATTTCATGGCCGAAGCCGGTGACGATGTTGACGACGCCCTTGGGAAAGCCCGCCTTCTCGAAAAGCCGGCCGAAGAACAATGCCGACACCGAGGAGAATTCCGACGGCTTCCAGACGATCGTGTTGCCGGCCGCGAGCGCCGGGGCAAGCTTCCACGTCGCCAGCATCAAGGGCGAGTTCCACGGCGTGATCGCGGCCACGACCCCGAGCGGCTCGCGGCGCGTGTAGTTGAACACGCCCGGCTTGTCGATCGGGATCACACGCCCCTCGATCTTGTCGGCAAGGCCGCCAAAGAAGCGGAACCATTGCGGAATGTATTTGCACTGCATCCGCATTTCATTGATCAGCTTGCCGTTGTCGCGGGTTTCGAGAACGGCCAGGTTTTCTGCCTCCTCCGCCACGAGATCGGCAAAGCGCGTCATGATCTGCCCACGCGCGCTTGGGGTCATCGTCCGCCACTCGCCGCGGAACGCGGCGGCGGCTGCCTGAACGGCCGCATCGACATCGGCTACGCCGGCGCGCGGAACGAGCGCCCAGGCCTTGCCGGTGAAGGGATCGAAGGATTCGAAATAGTCCCCCGACTGCGCGGCCGCCGAGCGGCCGCCGATCAGCATCGAGAGCTTTTCCGTGGCCAGCGGCGGACGGGTTGTCATGCTCCGACTTCCTGCATGGCTTCGCGCGCCACTCGGAAGGAATCGACACCTGCGGGCACGCCGGCATAGATCACGACCTGTAGAAGAACTTCGCGGATTTCGTCTTTGGTCACACCGTTGGTCAGCGCGCCCTTCACATGCATCTTCAGCTCGTGCGGACGATTGAGCGCGGAAAGCATGGCGAGGTTCAGCATGCTGCGGGTCTTCTTGTCGAGCGTGTCACGGCCCCAGACAGCGCCCCAGCAATATTCCGTCACGAGCTCCTGCAGCGGACGATTGAAATCGTCGGCGCTGGCGAAGGATTTCTCGACGAATTCGGCGCCCAGAACCGATTTGCGGATTTCAAAACCCTTGTCGAACACGTCTTTGCTCATCGGATGGTCCTTTCCAGTTGATTGGGAGATCAAAGGCCGGGTGTCGGCCGATATTTGCGGCCGCGCGCGACCACCTGGCCGAGCGAGCCGTCGGTCAGGTAGATCTGCGTCGCCTTGGAATCGTAGGGGACGTTCTCCTGGCCGGGATAGCCGATCAGCTCGCGCACGCGCGGGCTCATATAGTAGGTGGCGATGGCAATCGTTGTGATCGCCGAGAAGGCTTCGCCATCCTCCTTGTTGAGGC is part of the Mesorhizobium loti genome and encodes:
- a CDS encoding 4-carboxymuconolactone decarboxylase, yielding MSKDVFDKGFEIRKSVLGAEFVEKSFASADDFNRPLQELVTEYCWGAVWGRDTLDKKTRSMLNLAMLSALNRPHELKMHVKGALTNGVTKDEIREVLLQVVIYAGVPAGVDSFRVAREAMQEVGA
- a CDS encoding aldehyde dehydrogenase; amino-acid sequence: MTTRPPLATEKLSMLIGGRSAAAQSGDYFESFDPFTGKAWALVPRAGVADVDAAVQAAAAAFRGEWRTMTPSARGQIMTRFADLVAEEAENLAVLETRDNGKLINEMRMQCKYIPQWFRFFGGLADKIEGRVIPIDKPGVFNYTRREPLGVVAAITPWNSPLMLATWKLAPALAAGNTIVWKPSEFSSVSALFFGRLFEKAGFPKGVVNIVTGFGHEIGDRLVTHPDVAKVAFTGGDATGRRVYQAAAGGLKKVTLELGGKSANIVFADAKMDAAIPGLVSGIFAATGQTCIAGSRALVQRSVYDQVTEKLVAFAKTARIGDPLDPETQVGPITTLPQRAKVLDYISIANGEGAAQLLGGKIPEDKSIADGWFVEPTIFGNVKQSMRIAQEEVFGPVLSVIPFEDEDEAVAIANDTIYGLAAGMWTQDLGRAIRLPERLEAGSVWVNMYRATSYLSPFGGYKQSGIGRENGQTAIYEYLQEKSIWIDAGNSIPAPFVQR